The Moorella glycerini genomic interval CACCTTTTTGTTGCCAACGCGAAGGTAAGGCCCGGCCGCCACATCCCCCTGCCAGAGGGTATTCACCGTATCATAGGCAAAGCGTTTCCGTTCCGGCTCCCGCCGCATCTCCCGGCCTAAAAGCCCCCTGGATTTCAGGAAACGGTAAATGGTAGCGTAAGAAACGGCGTCCGGTAAAATAACACCTTTAGCCACCAGTTGTTCATAAAAGACAGAAGCCGGACAGGAACGCTCCTCCTGGCGCAGGGCCAGGAGTTGCTCCTGTAACTCCGGGGATAAGGCCCGCGGCCTTCCCCGGTCAGAACGCCTTTTCGGTTTTAACCCCTCAAACCCCTCGCGGCGGTAATCCCTGAGCCAGCTGGCAATGGTCTGGGGGCTATAGTCGCAGAGGCCATAATACGGTACTTCATGGGGTCTGGCCGTAATACTCTCCAGGTAGGCCTTCCTGCTGGCTACCTGACCCTGCAACAACGGCGCAATCAAGCTAAAGCGAAAAAGAGCGATATTTTCCCGGTCCTTCTCGTCCATCACAACCCCTCCCCAGGATTTAAGGTTAACCGGTCCGGTCATTTACCAGTTTAACCTTAACCTGTCCCCCAGGACAGGCAAAAGGTGTGTGGTGGCTAATGTAGCAGGGAGGCTTTACGGAACCGGGGAAAGCATGGTAAAATTAATTAGCCATAAAATTGCGCCGGAAATGATTATGGAACCTTTGGGAAAAGGTTTCGGCGTTGGGGAACGCGGCAATCATTTCCAGCAATTTTATGGCCCTTTGTTTAAATTCCGGCGGGATTATTTCCTGGTAACCCTGCTCCCGGAAGAAGGCCTGGATGCAATTCATGTTCTTCGCCCAACGGCGGCGGTAGAACTGGAGCAGCTGGTAGTAAATAAGGAGGCGGGCCTTGGAGAAGAAATATATGAGACAGTCCAGAATGAACTTAAGGGAATACTGGTAATACGGCAGGAGAAAGGAAGGCAAAAGAGAGAAGGTGTGCCGGCAGGAGCGGCACCAAAAGCGGCAGATGGGCAGCTGTAGCCACTTTTCCGAGTCACTACCGGCATTACGCCAGTAAAAACCATGCCGCTTTAGAGCCTGCCGGGCCATACAGATAGGGCAAGACTCTATGACGGGAAACTCATTTTTCTTACCCCGGGCAGCATA includes:
- a CDS encoding DUF6431 domain-containing protein, which encodes MQLVYNFGISLEDYAARGKKNEFPVIESCPICMARQALKRHGFYWRNAGSDSEKWLQLPICRFWCRSCRHTFSLLPSFLLPYYQYSLKFILDCLIYFFSKARLLIYYQLLQFYRRRWAKNMNCIQAFFREQGYQEIIPPEFKQRAIKLLEMIAAFPNAETFSQRFHNHFRRNFMAN